DNA from Streptomyces sp. NBC_01476:
CAAGGCCGCCGCCCGGCGCCGCGCCATGGAAGCACTCGACATGGTCGGCCTCACCGAATTCGCCGACCGCCCGGCCCCCGCCCTGTCCGGCGGCCAGCAGCAGCGCATCTCACTGGCCCGCGCCCTGACCCGCGAACCCGAGGTGCTGCTGCTCGACGAACCGCTCAGCAACCTCGACGCCGGCCTGCGCGACCGGGTCCGCGACGAGATCCGCGCGGTCCAGCAGCGGCTCGGCATCACCACCGTCTTCGTCACCCACGACCAGGACGAGGCACTGGCCGTGAGTGACGAGGTCATCGTCATGGACCAGGGCCGCATCGTCGAACGCGGCCACGCCCACGACATCTACCGCCGCCCCCGCGAGGAGTTCACCGCCCGCTTCATGGGCATCTCCAACAGCCTCCCCGGCACCGTGCAGTCCGCCGCCGAGGACATGGCCGAGATCAGCCTCGCCAACGGCCGGCTGCGCTGTCTGACCACCGGCCGGGCCGACGTCGGCAGCCAGGTCAACGTCTTCATCCGCCCCGAGAGCCTGGTGCTGTCCCGCAAGGACCCCAGCGGCCGCGGCTGGAAGGGCACCGTCGAGTTCAGCATCTACCACGGTGACTGCTGGGACTACCACGTCCGGGTCGGCGACACCCTGCTGCGCTCCCGGATGTACCGGGAGAAGGTCGGCCTCAGCCACGGCGACCCGGTCTTCGTCGTCCCCGAGGAGGAGACCGCCATCGCCATCCCCGTCACGGAAGCGGCGGCGGGCGACGACCTGGCACAGGAGGCGCTCGCCGCCGGGTGACGGGCGCACGCCGGAGAAGGTACGGGGTACGGGACCGCGCGGGCCCAGGCAGCCGCGCACGGTCCCGTACCCCACCGGCTCACGCCGGCCGTACGTCCTCGCTCATCGCCAGCAGCTTCGTCACCGTGTTCCAGTTGCGCGCCGACGCGGTCAGCCCCAGCTTGCGGTCGGTGAAGAGCGCCGCCAGCTTCGAGTCCCGCATGCCGTCGGGAAAATGGGCGTAGATCTCCCGCTCCCCGGCCGCGAACGCGTCCGGCGCGTACGCCGCCGCGTCGATCAGCGCCAGCCGGTCCGCCGGCGCCGGCCCCGACAGGAACACCACCATGAAGCGGGACCCGTTGACGCCCCCCATCGCGAACGGATTGGCGTCCACCACCCGCCGCAGATCCGCGTGGTCACGCACCAGCACCGCGATCGTCAGCCCCAGCTCGGCGAGCAGCGCCTCCCGCAGATCCGCCGCCACCCGCAGCGGATCGCGCTGCTCGTGCACGAAGACGGCGTTGCCGCTCTGCAGATGCGTCCGCACCCGCGAACCGCCGATCTGGGCGACGATCTCCCGCAGCGTCTGCATGGGGACCTTGTTCTTGCCGCCGACGTTGATGCCGCGCAGCAGCGCGGCATAGCTGGTGGTGGTCTCGGTCACCTTCGCCACGCTACCGGCACCGGCGCTCCGTTCACCGGTGCCGGGCGTACGCGCTGCTCCGTTCACCGGTGCTCCGCGTAGGCGCTGCTCCGTTCACCGGGGCTCCGCGCACGGGCTGCTCCGTTCACCCATGCCCGGCGTACGAGCCGCTCCGCGCACCCGTGCGTGTGTCCCGGCGTGCCAGGGGCGCCAACTCCCCGTCGGCCGGACGCCGGTCATGCTCCGTTGTCCCTCGTTCGCCCGTGTTGTCCCTCGTTCGAAGGACGAGAAAGCCGCTTGAACGGTTCGGCACCCCTCCGGGTCGTTACCTTCGCGGCCATGAGCACCACGCAGCACCGACCCGTCGTCACCGAACTGCGGCTTTCGGCCTTCAAACAGCACCGGGGAGCGACCTTCGGGCTCGGCCCGCTCACCTTGCTCACCGGCGGCAGCGGCACCGGCAAGTCCAGCGTGCTCGAAGGGCTCTGCGCACTCGGCCGGCTCGCCTGCGGCGCCGGACTGCACGAGGTGTTCGGCGCCGCGGTACGCGGCGGCGCCGCCGCCTGCGTCCCGCAGGCCGCCCAACCCGACGCCCAAGGCCGCCGCGGCTTCCGCATCGGCTGCACCGTCACCGGTCCCGTCGGCCCGGTCCGCCTCGACGTCGCCGTCCAGGCGGAACCCACCCTGCGGATCGTCGGCGAACGGCTCAGCGCCGGCGGCGAGACCCTGCTCACCACCGCCCTGCGCGACCCCTCCCGCCCCACCGTCCAAGCCGCCTGGCACACCGCAGGAGTCGTCGCCGTCACCCGCGCCCCGCTCCCCGACGACAGACTCGCCACCGCGCTGCTGCCCCTGCGCGTCGCCGGCCGCACCGACGGACAACGCCTCGTCCTCGCCGCGGCGGAACAAGTCGTGGTCGCCCTGCGCGGTGTCTTCCCCGTGGCCCCCCGCCCCGAACTCATGCGCGCACCCGTACCGCTCGGCGACGGCCGGCTCCGCGCCGCCTGCGACAACCTCTCCGCCGTCCTGGCCAGAACCGAAGGTGAATGCGTCACCCGGCACGCCGCCCTGGTCAACGCGGTACGCGCCGTGTGCAGCCCACCCGTCGAAGGACTGACCACCCTGCCCGCCGCCCTCACCGGAAACGGCCGCCTCCCCACCGCAGGCACCATCGCGGCCGTCGACCGCGGCCCCCTCGGCCTGATCCCCATCGACCGGCTCGGCGACGGCGAACTCCGCTTCCTCGCCCTCGCCCTGGTCCTGCTCACCGGACCCGGCGTCCTCGACGTCGACACCAGCACCGAACTCCTGCCGGCCGGCCAGGTGCTCACCGTCATCGCCGACGGACTCGACCTCGGCCTCGACAAGCGGCAGACCGGCGAACTCCTGCGACTGGCCTCCGTGGCCGCCGCCCGCGGCCACATCCGGCTCCTCGGAACCGTGCGCGACACCGCCTGCCTCGACCGGATCGGCGGCGTCTCGGTCACCACCCTCGGCCTCACCCAGGGACAAACCGCGCACCGCGCGGGCGGCGACCGCGAGGATGAGGTAGACCAGTCCGGGTGACCGAACCCCACGCCCCGGACCTCGCGGCCCTCCAGCGCCGCCTCGTCGACTTCGCCGCCGCCCGCAACTGGGAGCCGTTCCACACCCCGAAGAACCTCGCGGTCGCCCTGAGCGTCGAGGCATCGGAACTCCTGGAGATCTTCCAGTGGCTGACCCCCGAACAGGCCGCGGCCGTGATGGACGACCCCGACAGCGCCCACCGCGTACGGGACGAGGTCGCGGACGTACTCGCCTACCTGCTGCAGTTCTGCGCGGTCCTCGGCGTCGACCCGGCAGCCGCGCTCGACGCGAAGATCGACCGCAACGAGCTGCGGTTCCCCCGGCCGGGAGCGGTACTGGGGCCGCCGGAGCAGGATTGAGACCGCTGCCCCGGGCCGCGCACATCACCCGTGAGGGTGGCCGAGTTGTCCACAACCGGCGAGTTGTCCACAGATCCACGGACCGCCCCTTCCGCCCCGCCCTCCACGTGTCACGCTGAGTGACATCAGGGCGGCGGTCACCGAACCCGCCGCGACGGACCGAAGGGGCACCACCATGGACGCCACCCGGCTCATCACCGAGGCAGAACGGGCACTGCGGAGCGACCCCCAGCCCGAACACGTCATCGCCGAAGCCTGGCAGGCCTGTGAACTCACCGAAGCCATCAGCCACCTCCTCGGCGACAGCCACGCACAGCCCGTGGCCCGCGCCGGACCCGCACCCACGATCACCACCACCGGCGCCGGCCCGCCCCGGGCCGCCCGTCTCACCGCCGTACGCGACCGGGCCGCCACCTTGCGGGCACTGCGCACCCTGCTCGGCGAGATCAGCCTCACCCTCGTCGGTGTCACCCGCACCGCCGAGGACGAGACGGCGTACTGGAACTGCATCGAAGCGCTCGACGCCGTCGACGAAGCCAAAGACCGGATCAAGGAGCTGACCAGCCAGGGAGGCGATTGACGCGGTACACCGTGATGCGGGCAGGATGGAGGAATGGACCTGCGAATCTTCACCGAGCCCCAGCAAGGCGCGACCTACGACACCCTGCTGGCCGCCGCCAAGGCCACCGAAGACCTCGGCTTCGACGCCTTCTTCCGCTCCGACCACTACCTGTCGATGGGCGACGGCGACGGCCTGCCCGGACCCACGGACGCCTGGATCACCCTGGCCGGCCTCGCCCGCGAGACCAGCCGGATCAAACTCGGCACCCTGATGACCGCCGCCACCTTCCGGCTCCCCGGCGTGCTGGCCATCGAAGTGGCCCAGGTCGACCAGATGTCCGGCGGCCGGGTCGAACTCGGCATCGGCGCCGGCTGGTACGAAGCGGAGCACACCGCCTACGGCATCCCCTTCCCGAAGGAGAAGTTCGCCCGGCTGGAGGAGCAGCTGGCGATCATCACCGGACTGTGGGCGACCCCGGTCGGGAAGACCTTCGACTACGACGGGACGTTCTACCAGCTGAAGGACTCCCCGGCGCTGCCGAAGCCCGCCCAGCCCAAGGTCCCGGTCCTCATCGGCGGTATGGGCGCCAAGCGCACCCCGGAGCTCACCGCGGCCTACGCCGACGAGTTCAACCTGCCCTTCGGATCGGTGGAGGACACCGCCCGCCAGTTCGCCCGGGTACGGGAAGCACTCCAGGCCGCCGGCCGCGGCCCCGGCGATCTGGTGTACTCCAACGCCCTGATCGCCGTCGTCGGCAAGGACGACGCGGAGGTGGCCCGCCGGGCCGCCGCCATCGGCCGGGAGGTCGACGAGCTCAAGGCGAACGGCCTGGCCGGTTCGCCGGCCGAGGTGGTCGACAAGATCGGGCGGTACGCCGAACAGGGCTCCACCCGCTTCTACCTCCAGATCCTCGACCCGAAGGACCTGGACCACCTGGAGCTCATCTCCGCGCAGGTCCAGTCCCAGCTGAGCTGACACGGCGATGACCCCTCCCGTGCCCCCGCCCGCCGCCGAACCGCTCCTCGGCCACGGCGGCACGCTGCTCCTGGACGGCGGCCTGTCCAACCAGCTCGCCGCACAGGGCTGCGACCTGTCCGACGCCCTGTGGTCGGCCCGGCTGCTCGCCGACGAGCCGGCCCAGGTCGAAGCGGCACACACCGCCTACCTGCGGGCGGGGGCACGGGTGCTCATCACGGCGAGCTACCAGGCCACCTACGAAGGGTTCGCCCGGCGCGGGCTGAGCCGGCCCGAGGCGACGCGGTTGCTGCACCGCAGCGTCACCCTGGCCCGCGACGCGGCGGCCAGCAGCGGGGCGGAAGGGACGGGGGCGGGGGAGGGGAGGGGGGAGGGGAAGCCCCCCGTACGTGTGGCGGCGTCCGTCGGACCCTACGGTGCGATGCTCGCGGACGGGAGCGAGTACCGGGGGCGGTACGGCTTGTCGGTGCGGGAGTTGGAGCGTTTTCACCGGCCCAGGATCGAGGCGCTGGCGGAGGCGGGCCCGGATGTGCTGGCGCTGGAGACGGTGCCGGACGCCGATGAGGCGGAGGCGATGCTGCGGGCGGCGGAGCGGACGGGGGTGCCGGTGTGGCTGTCCTACACGGTGGCCGGCGACCGGACCCGCGCGGGCCAGCCGCTGGCGGAGGCTTTCGCGGTGGCGGCGGACCGTGACGAGGTGGTCGCGGTCGGCGTCAACTGCTGCGCTCCGGGGGACGTCGAGCCGGCGGTCAGGACCGCGGTGGCGGTCACCGGCAAGCCCGCCGTCGCCTATCCCAACAGCGGCGAGGAGTGGGACGGGCAGGCGCGCCGCTGGTCCGGCGGTTCGGCCTTCGACCCCGGGACGGCCCGGCGCTGGGAGGCCGCCGGCGCCCGCCTGATCGGCGGCTGCTGCCGGGTGGGGCCCGCGCAGATCGCGCGCCTCGCCGCCGCCCTCACCTGACCTCGCCCGACCCCAGCGTCGCCCGCTCTCACCACCCGCGGCGCGGACGCCCCGGGCGCGCCCGGGTGAACCGTTCGGCGCGCGGGATCGTGTCCTGTCCGGGGTCCGGCAGTGCGGGGCGTCGTAACGGATCGTGCGTCGCCCCGCCCGTTGGGTTCCCGTTTCCCCGATGGAAGGACGCACCACATGCGAAGGGCTCTGGGCAGGGTTCTGCCTCCGTTGCTTCTCCCCCTGGGGCTGGTCGTGCCCCTGGCCCCCCTGGCCGTGGCCGGACCGGCCGCCGCTTCGACCGCTGGTCCCGCCGGTCCCGCCGCTTCGACCGCCGGTCCCGCCGGTCCCGCCGGTCCCGCCGGTTTACCGCGTGCCGCCGCGACCCCCTTCACCGGGACCTGGGGCACCGCGATGCAGTCGGCGGGTGCCACGTTCGCCCAGCAGACACTGCGGCAGACGGTGCACACCAGCATCGGCGGTACGAGCGCGCGTATCCACCTCTCGAACGCCTTCGGCAGCGCGCCCGTGACGCTCTCCGACGTCCACCTCGCCGAGCCGGGTGCCAATGGCGCGGTCGACACCTCGACGGACCGCACGGTCACCTTCGGCGGCGCCTCGTCGGTGACGATCCCCGCGGGGGGCAGCGCGGTCAGCGACGGCGTGGCGTTCGCCGTCCCCTCCGACGCCGACCTCGCGGTGAGTTTCTACGTCCCGCAGTCGGCGCTGTCGACCTGGCATCAGACCGCGAACGTGACGAACTACGTCGCGCCGGGCGACCAGAGCGGCTCCGCGGTGCTCTCGGGAGCCCAGAGCGACACCAACACCAGCTTCCTGGCCGGTCTGGACGTGCAGAACGCCGCCTCGCCCGGTGCGGTGGTCGCCTTCGGCGCGTCGATCACCGACGCGATCTCCTCGACGTTCGGCGCCTACCACCGGTGGCCCGACCTGTTCTCGGACCGGCTGCTGGACAGCGGCCGGGCGGTCGGTGTCATCAACGAGGGCATCTCCGGGAACGGTCTGATCTTCGACGGCGGCGGGCAGAAGGCCACCACGCGCTTCCAGCGCGACGTCCTGGACCAGTCCGGCGTGACGTGGGTGGTCTTCGGCGACGACGTCATCAACGACCTGCTCAACTCCAACCCGCCGACGATCGGTCAGATCGAGTCCGCCTCCTCGCAGTTGGTGACGGCCGCCCATGCGCGGGGTGTGGGGTTCCTCTGCTCGACGCTCACCCCGTTCAAGGGCACCACCGGGTGGACACAGAGCCGTGAGGACGTCCGGGAGGCGTACAACGCGTTCCTGCGTACGTCGTCGAGCGGCTGCGACGCGGTGAACGACGTCGACGCCGCCACGCACGACCCGTCCGACCCGCAGGCGTATCTGCCCTCCTACGACTCCGGCGACCACCTGCACCCCAATGACCTGGGGATGCAGGCCATAGCGGACGCCGTGCCGCTGAGTGTCTTCGGCGCCGCCACCACCGCGCCGCGGGTGAATCTGGCGCTGGGCCGGCCGGTGCAGGCGTCCAGCGTGGAGGCGGGCAGCACGATGGTGGGGGCCGACGCGGTCGACGGAAACCGTGACACCCGCTGGGCCAGTGGTTCCGGTGACCCGCAGTCCCTCGCCGTGGACCTCGGGCAGACCCGCACGCTGACCCAGGTGGAACTGGACTGGGAGACGGCGTACGCGTCCTCCTGGCAGATCCAGGTCTCGCCCGACGGCACGTCCTCCTGGCAGACGATCGCCTCGTCCACCGCCGGGCGCGGTGGTGATGTGCAGGTCCCGGTGAGCGGCAGCGGGCGCTGGGTGCGGTTGCTCGGCACCGTCCGGGGCACCCAGTTCGGCTATTCCCTCTGGGAGTTCGGCGTCTACGGGCAGTAGGCGGCCGGGCCGCCGGTCTTCCCCGGGCCGCTCGAACGGCGGCCCCGGGGAAGACCGGAGGTCCTTTGATCCACTACCGCCTTTATCCGCTACCGCCACCGGCGGGCGGCACGGATACTCAGTGCGTGTTCCTGACGATATCGACCACCGCAAGCGCCGCCGGCGCCGCCACCGACCTCGGTTTCCTGCTGCACAAGCACCCGGACAGGTCCCAGGTCTTCTCGACCTCCTACGGCGCCGCCCATGTCTTCTACCCTGAGGCGTCCGCCGAGCGGACCACGGCCGCGCTGCTGCTGGAGGTCGATCCGCCGGCGCTGGTCCGGCGTGGCCGGACGCAGGGCAGGGGGCGGGGCGGCGCACCCGACGCGGCGCTCGCGGCATATGTGAACGACCGGCCGTATGCCGCCTCGTCGCTGCTGGCGGTGGCGCTGCGGACGGTGTTCTCCAGTGCGCTGCGCGGCGAGTGCCGGACGCTGCCGGAGCGTGCTGCGGCGCCGCTGCCACTGCGGATCGAGGTGCCGGCGCTTCCCGCCCGTGGTGGCGCGCCGCTGGTGGAGCGGCTCTTCGCGCCGCTGGGCTGGCAGGTGGCGGCGGAGCCGGTCGCGCTGGACGGGCACTTCCCGCAGTGGGGTGCGTCGCGGTACGTCTCGCTGGTGCTGGAGGGCGAACTGCGGCTGTCGGAGGCGCTGCGGCACCTGTATGTCCTGCTGCCGGTGCTGGATGACGCCAAGCACTACTGGGTGTCGCCCGACGAGGTGGACAAGCTGCTGCGGTTCGGGGCGGGCTGGCTGCCGGCGCACCCGGAGCAGAAGCTGATCACCAGCCGGTATCTCTCCCGCCGGTGGTCGCTGACCCGGGACGCGCTGGAGCGCCTGGAGCTGGCCCGGCTGGCGGACGCCGACGACATCGAGGTCGAGGACATCGACAACGCGGTGGCCGCCGAGGTGCCGGAGGAGGCCGAGGAGCGGCCGACGCCGCTGGCGGTGCTGCGGCGGACGGCGATCCTGGCCGCGCTGCGCGACCACGGGGCCGCCCGGGTGCTCGATCTGGGCTGCGGGCAGGGGCAGTTGGTGGCGGAGCTGCTCAAGGAGCCGCGGTTCACCGAGATCGCCGGGATGGATGTGTCGGTGCGGGCGCTGGACATCGCGGCCCGCCGGCTGCGGCTTGACCGGATGGGTGAGCGGCAGGCCGGCCGGATCAGTCTCTTCCAGGGGTCGTTGGCGTACACCGACGCCCGGCTGAAGGGCTATGACGCGGCGGTGCTGAGCGAGGTGATCGAGCACCTGGACCTGTCGCGGCTGCCGTCGCTGGAGTACGCGGTGTTCGGTGCCGCCCGTCCCGGCACGGTGGTGGTGACCACGCCGAACGCCGAGTACAACGTGCGCTGGGAGACGCTGCCGGCTGGTCATGTCCGGCACGCCGACCACCGGTTCGAGTGGACCCGGGCCGAGTTCGCCGCCTGGGCCGGGGCGGTGGCCGGCCGGTACGGCTACCAGGTGGCGTACACCCCGGTCGGGCCGGACGACCCGGAGGTGGGTCCGCCCACCCAGCTGGCCGTGTTCACGCTGACCGCGCAGAAGAAGAAGGAGGAGGCAGCCGCATGAGCGACACCGCCGAGCGCACCCGTACCGAAGCCCACCGCACCCTGGCCGTCACCGACCTCTCCCTCGTCGTGCTGATCGGCGCCACCGGCTCCGGCAAGTCCACTTTCGCTGCCCGCCACTTCAAGCCCACCGAGGTGCTCTCCTCCGACTTCTGCCGCGCTCTGGTCAGCGACGACGAGAACGACCAGAGCGCCACCACCGACGCCTTCGACGTCCTGCACTACATCGCGGGCAAGCGCCTGGCGGCGGGCCGGCGCACCGTCGTGGACGCCACCAGCGTGCAGTCCGAGAGCCGCAAGCAGCTGATCGCGCTGGCCCGGGAGCACGACGTGCTGCCGATCGCCATCGTGCTGGACGTACCGGAGCAGGTATGCGCCGAACGCAACGCGCGCCGCCCGGACCGGGCCGCCCTGCCGCGGCACGTGATCCAGCGGCACCAGCGGGAGCTGCGCCGCTCGCTGCGCGGCCTGGAGCGCGAGGGCTTCCGCAAGGTGCACATCCTGCGCGGCACCGAGGAGATCGACGCCGCCGAGGTGGTCACCGAGCGCCGGTACAACGACCTGACGCACCTGACCGGTCCGTTCGACATCATCGGGGACGTGCACGGCTGCTCCGCCGAGCTGGAGACGCTGCTGACCACGCTCGGTTACGACGACGGCCGGCACCCGGCGGGCCGTACCGCGGTCTTCGTCGGTGACCTGGTGGACCGCGGCCCGGACAGTCCGGGGGTGCTGCGCCGGGTGATGGGCATGGTCGAGGCGGGCACCGCGCTGTGCGTGCCCGGCAACCACGAGAACAAGCTGGGCCGCTGGCTCAAGGGCCGCAAGGTCCAGCACACCCACGGGCTGGCGGAGACCATCGGGCAGCTGGCGGCGGAGGACGCCCGCGACCCGGAGTTCCGGGGGAAGGTGGCGCGCTTCATCGAGGGGCTGGTCAGCCACTACGTACTGGACGGCGGCAAGCTGGTGGTCTGCCACGCCGGGCTGCCCGAGAAGTACCACGGCCGCACCTCAGGCCGGGTCCGCTCGCACGCGCTCTACGGGGAGACCACCGGTGAGACCGACGAGTTCGGCCTGCCGGTCCGTTACCCGTGGGCCGAGGACTACCGGGGCCGTGCCGCGGTCGTCTACGGGCACACCCCGGTCCCCACCACCTCGTGGATCAACAACACCATCTGCCTGGACACCGGTGCGGTGTTCGGCGGGAAAATGACCGCCCTGCGGTGGCCGGAGCGGGAGATCGTGGACGTGCCGGCCGAGAAGGTCTGGTACGAGCCGGTACGGCCCTTGGCCGCTGAGACCCCCGGTGGCGTGGACGGCCGTCCGCTGGACCTCGGTGACGTGGCGGGCCGGCGGGTGGTGGAGACCAGCCGGATGGGGCGGCTCGCGGTGCGGGAGGAGAACGCCGCGGCGGCGCTGGAGGTGATGAGCCGGTTCGCGGTCGACCCGCGGCTGCTCGGCTACCTGCCGCCGACCATGTCCCCGTGCGCGACCTCGGACGAGGACGGTTACCTCGAATACCCGCGGGAGGCGTTCGCCGCCTTCAGGACCGACGGGGTGCGGGAGGTGGTGTGCGAGGAGAAGCACATGGGCTCGCGTGCGGTCGCCCTGGTCTGCCGGGACGCCGCGGCGGCGCGGCAGCGGTTCGGCGTCGACGGGGTGACGGGCACGCTGCACACCCGTACCGGCCGGCCGTTCTTCGACGACCCGGCGGTCACCGAGGAGGTGCTGGCGCGGCTGCGGGCCGCGGTGACGGGGGCCGGCCTGTGGGAGGAGCTGGGCACCGACTGGCTGCTGCTCGACGCCGAGTTGCTGCCCTGGTCGCTGAAGGCGTCCGGTCTGCTGCGCAAGCAGTACGCGGCGGTGGGCGCCGCGGCGGGTGCGGTCTTCCCGCCGGCGCTGGCCGCGCTGGAGGCGGCCGCGGCCCGGGGCAGCGAGGTGTCCGCGGTCCTGGACCGGCAGCGGGAGCGGGCCGCGGACGCGACCGCGTTCACCGAGGCGTACCGGCGGTACTGCTGGACCACCGACGGTCTGGACGGGGTGCGGCTGGCGCCGTTCCAGCTGCTCGCCGTGGAGGGCCGCAGTCTCGCCGGGCTGCCGCACGACGCGCAGCTGGCCATGATCGACCGCCTCGCCGCGGCCGACACCTCCGGCCTGCTGCACACCACGCGGCGGCTGCTGGTCGACACCGGGGACGAGGAGTCGGTCGCGCAGGGGGTGCGCTGGTGGCTGGAGCTGACCGGGGCGGGCGGCGAGGGGATGGTCGTCAAGCCGCTGGCGGCGCTGATCAGGACCGAGGCGGGCCGGCTGGTGCAGCCCGGTGTCAAGTGCCGCGGGCGGGAGTACCTGCGGATCATCTACGGGCCTGAGTACACCCGCCCTGAGCACCTGACCCGGCTGCGGAACCGGGCGCTGGGGCACAAGAGGTCGCTGGCGCTGCGCGAGTACGCCCTCGGCCTGGAGGCCCTGGACCGGCTGGCCGGCGGTGAGCCGCTGTGGCGGGTCCACGAGGCGGTCTTCGCGGTGCTGGCGCTGGAGTCCGAGCCGGTGGACCCGCGGCTGTGAAGGGGCGCGGCGGCCGGGCCGCCGTACGGTGACGCGGTGACCCGCGCCCGGGGGAGCGTGCCGCGCGCCCCCGGGCGTGGGAAGGTCTTTGTCCATGGGATTCCACGTGGACTCCGAGACCGGGCGGCTGCGCAGCGTCATCCTGCACCGCCCGGATCTCGAACTGAAGCGCCTCACCCCGACCAACAAGGACGCGCTGCTCTTCGACGACCTGCTGTGGGTGCGCCGGGCCCGCGCCGAGCACGACGGTTTCGCCGATGTGCTGCGGGACCGCGGGGTCCGGGTCCATCTCTTCGGTGACCTGCTGCGGGAGACGCTGACGATCCCGCGGGCCAAGCAGCTGGTGCTGGACCGGGTCTTCGACGAGAAGGCGTACGGGCCGCTGGCCACCGGTCATCTGCGGTCCGCCTTCGAGCGGCTGGGCGTGGCGGAGCTGACCGAGGCGCTGGTCGGCGGGATGACCAAGCGGGAGTTCCTGGCCGGTTTCGCGGAGCCGGTCTCGGTGCTCTTCCACGCGATGGGCCTGGACGACTTCCTGCTCAGCCCGCTGCCCAATCACCTGTTCACCCGGGACACCTCGGCGTGGGTGTACGACGGGGTGAGCATCAACGCGATGCGCTGGCCGGCCCGGCAGCGTGAGACGGTGCACTTCGAGGCGATCTACAAGCACCATCCGCTCTTCGCGGGCGGCGGTTTCCATGTCTGGGCCGGGGGCCAGGCCGCGTACCCGTCGACGATAGAGGGCGGCGACGTGCTGGTCATCGGCAAGGGCGCGGTGCTGATCGGGATGAGTGAGCGCACCACTCCGCAGGCGGTGGAGATGCTGGCCCGCGGCCTGTTCGCGGCGGGTTCCGCCCGGACGATCGTGGCGCTCGACATGCCCAAGCGGCGGGCCTTCATGCACCTGGACACGGTGATGACGATGGTCGACGGGGACACCTTCACCCAGTACGCGGGGCTGGGCATGCTGCCTTCGTACACCATCGAACCGGGCGGTTCCGAGGCCGAGCTGAAGGTCACCGACCACCCGCCGGAGCACATGCACCGGGCCATCGCCGCGGCCCTCGGCCTCGACGCGGTGACGGTGCTGACCGCCACCCAGGACGTGCACGCCGCCGAGCGCGAGCAGTGGGACGACGGCTGCAATGTGCTGGCGGTCGAGCCGGGGGTGGTGGTCGCCTACGAGCGCAACGCCACCACCAACACGTTCCTGCGCAAGCGCGGTGTCGAGGTGATCGAGATCCCGGGGAGCGAGCTGGGGCGGGGCAGGGGCGGCCCGCGGTGCATGACCTGTCCGATCGAGCGCGATCCGGTGTGAGGGGCGGGCGGGCGGCGGGAGACCCGGCTGTATAAAAATGTCGACTATCGTATAGAGTTCCAGGGTTGGCAGCGCCCCGAGCGAGGAGTTTCCGTATGGCCGTCGACCTGGTGGGCCGGCACTTCCTCAAGGAACTGGACTTCACCCCGGCAGAGTTCCGGCACCTCGTGGAACTGGCCGCGGAGCTGAAGGCGGCCAAGAAGGCGGGCACCGAGCAGCAGCGGCTGCGCGGCAGGAACATCGCGCTGGTCTTCGAGAAGACCTCCACCCGTACCCGCTGCTCCTTCGAGGTGGCCGCCGCCGACCAGGGCGCTTCCACCACCTACCTCGACCCGTCGGGTTCGCAGATCGGGCACAAGGAGTCGGTCAAGGACACCGCGCGGGTGCTGGGCCGGATGTTCGAC
Protein-coding regions in this window:
- a CDS encoding ABC transporter ATP-binding protein, with amino-acid sequence MIEVRGLTKRYPGRTVSRNAVDGIDLDIPEGKLVTLLGPSGCGKTTTLRLIAGLERPDAGQIRIGNRLMCAPEDGVYVGVHHRPIGVVFQSYAVWPHMTAVQNVMFPLQSGQKKLPKAAARRRAMEALDMVGLTEFADRPAPALSGGQQQRISLARALTREPEVLLLDEPLSNLDAGLRDRVRDEIRAVQQRLGITTVFVTHDQDEALAVSDEVIVMDQGRIVERGHAHDIYRRPREEFTARFMGISNSLPGTVQSAAEDMAEISLANGRLRCLTTGRADVGSQVNVFIRPESLVLSRKDPSGRGWKGTVEFSIYHGDCWDYHVRVGDTLLRSRMYREKVGLSHGDPVFVVPEEETAIAIPVTEAAAGDDLAQEALAAG
- a CDS encoding DUF1697 domain-containing protein, with amino-acid sequence MTETTTSYAALLRGINVGGKNKVPMQTLREIVAQIGGSRVRTHLQSGNAVFVHEQRDPLRVAADLREALLAELGLTIAVLVRDHADLRRVVDANPFAMGGVNGSRFMVVFLSGPAPADRLALIDAAAYAPDAFAAGEREIYAHFPDGMRDSKLAALFTDRKLGLTASARNWNTVTKLLAMSEDVRPA
- a CDS encoding AAA family ATPase; the protein is MSTTQHRPVVTELRLSAFKQHRGATFGLGPLTLLTGGSGTGKSSVLEGLCALGRLACGAGLHEVFGAAVRGGAAACVPQAAQPDAQGRRGFRIGCTVTGPVGPVRLDVAVQAEPTLRIVGERLSAGGETLLTTALRDPSRPTVQAAWHTAGVVAVTRAPLPDDRLATALLPLRVAGRTDGQRLVLAAAEQVVVALRGVFPVAPRPELMRAPVPLGDGRLRAACDNLSAVLARTEGECVTRHAALVNAVRAVCSPPVEGLTTLPAALTGNGRLPTAGTIAAVDRGPLGLIPIDRLGDGELRFLALALVLLTGPGVLDVDTSTELLPAGQVLTVIADGLDLGLDKRQTGELLRLASVAAARGHIRLLGTVRDTACLDRIGGVSVTTLGLTQGQTAHRAGGDREDEVDQSG
- a CDS encoding nucleotide pyrophosphohydrolase, yielding MTEPHAPDLAALQRRLVDFAAARNWEPFHTPKNLAVALSVEASELLEIFQWLTPEQAAAVMDDPDSAHRVRDEVADVLAYLLQFCAVLGVDPAAALDAKIDRNELRFPRPGAVLGPPEQD
- a CDS encoding DUF6099 family protein, coding for MDATRLITEAERALRSDPQPEHVIAEAWQACELTEAISHLLGDSHAQPVARAGPAPTITTTGAGPPRAARLTAVRDRAATLRALRTLLGEISLTLVGVTRTAEDETAYWNCIEALDAVDEAKDRIKELTSQGGD
- a CDS encoding LLM class F420-dependent oxidoreductase codes for the protein MDLRIFTEPQQGATYDTLLAAAKATEDLGFDAFFRSDHYLSMGDGDGLPGPTDAWITLAGLARETSRIKLGTLMTAATFRLPGVLAIEVAQVDQMSGGRVELGIGAGWYEAEHTAYGIPFPKEKFARLEEQLAIITGLWATPVGKTFDYDGTFYQLKDSPALPKPAQPKVPVLIGGMGAKRTPELTAAYADEFNLPFGSVEDTARQFARVREALQAAGRGPGDLVYSNALIAVVGKDDAEVARRAAAIGREVDELKANGLAGSPAEVVDKIGRYAEQGSTRFYLQILDPKDLDHLELISAQVQSQLS
- the mmuM gene encoding homocysteine S-methyltransferase, translated to MTPPVPPPAAEPLLGHGGTLLLDGGLSNQLAAQGCDLSDALWSARLLADEPAQVEAAHTAYLRAGARVLITASYQATYEGFARRGLSRPEATRLLHRSVTLARDAAASSGAEGTGAGEGRGEGKPPVRVAASVGPYGAMLADGSEYRGRYGLSVRELERFHRPRIEALAEAGPDVLALETVPDADEAEAMLRAAERTGVPVWLSYTVAGDRTRAGQPLAEAFAVAADRDEVVAVGVNCCAPGDVEPAVRTAVAVTGKPAVAYPNSGEEWDGQARRWSGGSAFDPGTARRWEAAGARLIGGCCRVGPAQIARLAAALT